From Sphingobacteriales bacterium:
TTGTTAAACCGCTATGCGTTAAGTTCATCAACTTGTTCGATAAGTTTTTTTAGAAAATTAAACAATCTTTCTGATAAAGACCCGCTTTTGCCTAAAAAGGCCTATATTTTACCCATCCGGATATATAAATATGATGGTAAAAGCATCCGTACAACCCTTAATATTGACAATTATCAAACAGCAAAAAATATTGAAAAATATAATGATGACTTATTGAAAAAAAATATCCGGAAAACTAATTTTAGAACTGATAAAAAGCTTTGGGTGCCGTTTGACGATAAGGAATGTACCGAGTCACTTAATTTGTTGTTAGCCTCTAATAACGAAGCGAGCATCAATAACAATACTAAACAAAATACAAATACGGCAGCAACGACAGTAGCAGAAAATAATACGGCTGTCGAAGAAAAACCTTATAGCACAGGTGCGAGTGGAGGCAAATTTCCTATTTTTGGCAAAAGTTTTGAACAAGTTGAACTTAAAAGCAACACCCTTGAGGGTAAAATTTATTATTTGGTAGCCGGACACGGCGGCCCCGACCCCGGTGCAGTAGGCACCCGCAACAAACATACTATTTGCGAAGACGAATACGCTTACGATGTAACCTTACGATTGGCTCGTTGCCTAATTGAACATGGCGCAACGGTTTATTTAATTGTACGCGACAATAATGACGGCATTAGGCAAGATGCCCTGCTTGATTGCGACAAGGATGAGTTCCATTGGGGCGGCTCACAAATTTCGACCGAGCAAATAGAGCGATTAACCGATAGGTGTAACCTTATTAATACACTTTACGCGCAAAACTTAGCTAAAGGTGTGCCGCAAAATTACCAACGCATGATAGAAATACATGTTGATTCGAGGGCGGTAGGCCACCGGCAAGATGTGTTTTTTTATTATTTTGGGGGTAGTGATGATGGGAAAAACTTAGCCAGCCTAATGCAAAACACTCTTCGAAAACAATACGATAAGCACCAAAAAGGGCGAGGCTATTTTGGCACCATAGAAGACCGCGATTTATTTATGCTGCGCAAAACCAATCCAACTTCGGTATATATTGAGCTGGCTAATATTACAAACCCCG
This genomic window contains:
- a CDS encoding N-acetylmuramoyl-L-alanine amidase gives rise to the protein MKEKILLFLYTIACFFICGYGYESSANSKQIPNYTFLNVTAQKGDHIIGLLNRYALSSSTCSISFFRKLNNLSDKDPLLPKKAYILPIRIYKYDGKSIRTTLNIDNYQTAKNIEKYNDDLLKKNIRKTNFRTDKKLWVPFDDKECTESLNLLLASNNEASINNNTKQNTNTAATTVAENNTAVEEKPYSTGASGGKFPIFGKSFEQVELKSNTLEGKIYYLVAGHGGPDPGAVGTRNKHTICEDEYAYDVTLRLARCLIEHGATVYLIVRDNNDGIRQDALLDCDKDEFHWGGSQISTEQIERLTDRCNLINTLYAQNLAKGVPQNYQRMIEIHVDSRAVGHRQDVFFYYFGGSDDGKNLASLMQNTLRKQYDKHQKGRGYFGTIEDRDLFMLRKTNPTSVYIELANITNPDDQQRLVVAKNRQLIAEWLCQGVLGEFISKKPKEKAKKGKKNN